One genomic window of Bacteroidota bacterium includes the following:
- a CDS encoding T9SS type A sorting domain-containing protein, with protein MKRIYTYLILLLTLPLTTKAQYFGGQGRGDVMATISSVYLPIELLNFNAIGQTDKVRIYWRTASETNNNFFTIEKSLNGTDWKMIGTVKGAGNSTRIINYESFDHEPVIGIQYYRLKQTDFDGKFKYSKSVAVDFKDAFSFSLYPNPVQPNSSVYLNLNMGADDEQPIIVVVYDSMGREVLSKVTNIDKNSSGQLTAIDPSNTLSPGVYIISATSDNSIYKQKLIIR; from the coding sequence ATGAAAAGAATTTACACATACCTGATATTACTTTTAACTTTACCCTTAACCACAAAAGCTCAGTATTTTGGCGGGCAGGGCCGCGGGGATGTTATGGCAACAATATCCAGTGTTTATTTACCCATTGAACTCCTGAATTTTAATGCTATAGGGCAGACTGACAAGGTCCGCATATACTGGCGCACGGCGAGCGAAACAAATAATAATTTTTTCACTATTGAGAAATCACTAAATGGTACAGATTGGAAAATGATCGGTACTGTTAAAGGTGCGGGCAACTCAACACGAATAATAAACTATGAAAGTTTTGATCATGAACCTGTAATTGGTATTCAATACTACAGGCTGAAACAAACCGATTTTGACGGAAAGTTTAAATATTCTAAATCGGTTGCAGTGGATTTCAAAGACGCTTTCAGTTTCAGTTTATATCCTAATCCTGTTCAGCCAAACAGCAGCGTTTATCTCAACCTTAATATGGGCGCAGACGATGAACAACCCATTATTGTAGTAGTTTATGATTCGATGGGAAGAGAAGTGCTGTCCAAAGTAACCAATATAGATAAGAACAGTAGTGGTCAGCTCACAGCAATAGACCCTTCAAATACTCTTTCTCCGGGTGTATATATTATTTCAGCGACATCGGATAATTCTATATATAAACAAAAACTGATTATCAGGTAA
- a CDS encoding TIGR03862 family flavoprotein, which produces MKKTIAIIGSGPSALLLAATLDQNLFDITIYERKAAPARKFLVAGDGGFNLTHSEEREQFISRYTPKIFLADSIRSFTNTDLRNWLKDIGIDTYVGTSKRVFPVKGIKPIDVLNAILNELKKKHVTLLTEYTWKGWNSNNELIFEHDKKEHFIKAGIVVFALGGASWSITGSDGSWTNLFEQKRITIVPFQPSNCAYKIEWDKKFRDQAEGSSLKNITITCDNVIKKGELVITQFGLEGGAIYGLSPQIRKQLNENNTAVVFIDLKPDFTKNEIKNKLRSKGNRSYTKQLKDELNLNDVQIALLKTILTKEEFVNPLILADKIKHLPLKVAAMAPIDEAISTVGGISPEEVDEYFQLKKLPSHFCIGEMLDWDAPTGGYLLQACFSMGNYLGKYLNSN; this is translated from the coding sequence ATGAAAAAAACAATAGCGATCATAGGCAGCGGCCCTTCCGCCCTATTGTTGGCAGCCACACTTGATCAAAACCTGTTTGACATTACCATCTATGAACGAAAAGCGGCTCCCGCGCGCAAATTCTTAGTGGCAGGTGACGGAGGTTTTAATTTAACACATTCCGAAGAGCGGGAGCAATTTATTTCACGTTACACCCCGAAAATATTTTTAGCTGATAGTATTCGCTCATTCACAAACACTGATCTGCGCAACTGGCTAAAAGATATTGGTATTGACACCTATGTCGGAACAAGTAAAAGAGTATTCCCGGTTAAGGGAATAAAACCAATTGATGTACTCAACGCTATATTAAATGAGTTGAAGAAAAAGCATGTTACGCTGCTGACAGAATACACATGGAAAGGCTGGAACAGCAATAATGAGCTTATTTTCGAACACGATAAAAAAGAGCATTTTATAAAAGCGGGTATTGTTGTGTTCGCGCTCGGGGGTGCCAGTTGGAGTATTACCGGTTCAGACGGTAGTTGGACAAACTTATTTGAACAGAAAAGGATCACTATCGTTCCGTTTCAACCTTCCAATTGTGCTTATAAGATCGAATGGGATAAAAAATTTAGAGATCAGGCTGAAGGTTCTTCATTAAAAAACATTACTATCACCTGCGATAATGTTATAAAAAAAGGAGAGTTGGTAATTACACAATTTGGATTAGAGGGCGGAGCCATTTACGGATTAAGTCCACAGATACGTAAACAACTTAATGAAAACAATACCGCGGTTGTGTTTATCGACCTGAAACCGGATTTTACAAAAAATGAAATAAAAAATAAACTAAGAAGCAAAGGGAACAGATCATACACAAAACAATTGAAGGACGAATTGAATTTAAACGACGTACAAATTGCACTGCTAAAAACTATTCTAACAAAAGAAGAGTTCGTTAATCCGTTAATTCTTGCTGATAAAATAAAACATTTACCCTTAAAAGTAGCAGCCATGGCTCCGATCGATGAGGCTATTTCTACAGTCGGTGGTATTTCACCGGAAGAAGTGGATGAATATTTTCAATTAAAAAAATTACCCAGCCATTTTTGCATTGGTGAAATGCTGGATTGGGACGCACCAACCGGTGGTTACTTACTACAGGCCTGTTTTAGTATGGGAAACTACCTGGGCAAATACCTTAACTCCAATTGA
- a CDS encoding T9SS type A sorting domain-containing protein codes for MLYEPRLDRWGNKVWEKTYGGTDWEFAYSIHQTSDGGFIIAGGTYSYGKGSEDMYLIKTNITGDTTWTKTFGGRYDDEARSVRETATGDFILTGFTKSFADTTGGDAYVVKTNSTGDTLWTRSFGGLKEDLANDIIECKNGDYVFCGRSYSYCSKDANMYLTRIYNNGSINWQISNGLLKDSIYDSLEGLVELQNGNLACIGVTFSYGGGKNEGYLLITNSSGGFIDGPTYGTGGKDECYSVAITRDKGFIICGFTDSTKIGFNAPNLFLIKTDSTGQLPKMKFWFSVNDINNGQINSITYPNPFTVQTHITITSNEEIHPTDLNLVLSDISGRICTPTYRVMDSGNKSIELQMDKGNLQEGIYFVRYFLKQQCVGASKVIIE; via the coding sequence ATGTTGTACGAACCGCGGCTCGACCGCTGGGGAAATAAAGTCTGGGAAAAAACCTATGGCGGTACCGATTGGGAATTTGCTTACAGCATACACCAAACAAGTGACGGAGGATTTATTATAGCCGGGGGCACATACAGCTACGGAAAAGGTAGTGAAGACATGTACCTTATTAAAACGAACATAACTGGCGACACTACGTGGACAAAAACATTCGGTGGACGATACGATGATGAAGCAAGATCAGTGCGGGAGACTGCTACAGGTGATTTTATACTGACCGGCTTCACTAAAAGTTTTGCAGATACTACGGGCGGAGATGCTTATGTGGTAAAAACAAATTCAACCGGAGATACATTATGGACAAGGAGTTTTGGCGGACTAAAAGAAGACCTTGCCAATGATATCATTGAATGCAAAAACGGCGATTATGTTTTTTGCGGACGTAGTTACAGCTATTGTAGCAAAGATGCCAATATGTACCTTACAAGGATCTACAATAACGGATCGATCAACTGGCAGATTTCAAATGGCCTGCTTAAAGATTCTATTTACGATAGCCTAGAGGGATTGGTTGAACTGCAAAACGGAAACCTTGCTTGTATAGGTGTTACCTTCTCTTACGGAGGAGGAAAGAATGAAGGCTATTTGCTTATTACAAATAGTTCAGGAGGTTTTATTGACGGCCCAACTTACGGCACCGGTGGCAAAGATGAATGTTACTCTGTTGCGATTACACGCGATAAGGGATTTATTATCTGTGGCTTTACAGACTCAACAAAAATTGGCTTTAACGCTCCTAACTTATTTCTCATTAAGACCGATTCAACAGGTCAGCTGCCTAAAATGAAATTCTGGTTTTCTGTTAATGATATAAATAATGGTCAGATCAACTCCATTACCTACCCCAACCCATTCACAGTTCAAACTCATATTACGATCACTTCTAATGAAGAAATTCATCCTACAGACCTTAACCTGGTGCTATCCGATATCAGCGGGCGAATTTGCACTCCCACCTATAGAGTGATGGACTCCGGGAACAAAAGTATTGAGTTGCAAATGGACAAAGGAAATTTGCAGGAAGGAATCTATTTTGTCCGGTATTTCCTAAAACAGCAATGTGTTGGAGCTTCTAAGGTAATTATCGAATAA
- a CDS encoding autotransporter outer membrane beta-barrel domain-containing protein, translated as MCKRIKYPFIAFVCLACFSVKAQITEGIYRFDTRINGLVPHPLSNKAFKSTFIGVYSVSGSQNVQLFKNFYAGICGGNSLYKIPTNKLVAGNGYRLSNQFQLNWAGLNIGYDYYFTPHGFLSTSISIGQSFGKFSSIQTITPATIKDEFNTAYLQITENINFILEDHFGIGFLVSYTYINHSFDPADIALDQFKHYESGDMNGAVSHLEVGFNLYFGYVKKKK; from the coding sequence GTGTGTAAAAGAATCAAATATCCCTTTATAGCCTTTGTATGTTTGGCTTGCTTTTCTGTAAAAGCGCAGATCACTGAAGGCATTTACAGGTTTGATACCCGAATTAATGGTTTAGTACCCCATCCTCTTTCCAACAAAGCGTTTAAAAGTACCTTTATCGGAGTTTATTCGGTGAGCGGTTCGCAGAATGTTCAATTGTTTAAAAATTTTTATGCCGGTATATGCGGTGGCAATTCGCTTTATAAGATACCAACCAATAAGCTGGTAGCAGGTAATGGATATCGGTTAAGCAATCAATTTCAGCTTAACTGGGCAGGACTAAATATAGGTTATGACTATTATTTCACACCGCATGGATTTTTATCAACCTCCATCTCGATCGGGCAGAGTTTCGGCAAGTTCAGTTCGATACAAACCATTACTCCTGCTACTATTAAAGATGAGTTTAACACAGCTTATCTGCAGATCACGGAGAACATTAATTTCATCCTGGAGGATCATTTTGGAATAGGGTTTCTTGTGAGTTATACATATATAAATCACTCATTTGACCCTGCAGATATTGCATTGGATCAATTTAAACATTATGAAAGTGGAGATATGAACGGAGCAGTAAGTCATTTGGAAGTTGGCTTCAACCTTTATTTCGGCTATGTGAAGAAAAAGAAATAA